A stretch of the Massilia sp. W12 genome encodes the following:
- a CDS encoding DUF4288 domain-containing protein: protein MLWFGAHIVMRVFYKDGDQDNCLVMENVILISANDDEEAEQKAETIGRSLEGDSEGTFTWKNRPAYWGFVGVRKLVEIRNSKSSNDEVDDASEISYSILDIESVELLRKFMEGEEITLKVVE from the coding sequence ATGCTTTGGTTTGGCGCGCACATTGTTATGCGAGTTTTTTACAAAGATGGCGATCAAGACAATTGTCTCGTAATGGAAAATGTCATATTGATATCTGCCAATGATGATGAGGAGGCGGAACAAAAGGCGGAAACGATTGGCCGATCACTCGAAGGCGATAGCGAAGGGACATTTACTTGGAAAAATAGGCCCGCATACTGGGGCTTTGTCGGGGTGCGTAAACTTGTTGAGATACGAAATTCAAAGAGTTCAAATGACGAGGTGGATGATGCCAGCGAAATTAGCTATTCGATCCTTGATATTGAATCCGTTGAACTACTCCGCAAATTTATGGAAGGTGAAGAGATTACATTAAAGGTTGTTGAGTAA
- a CDS encoding RHS repeat-associated core domain-containing protein has protein sequence MSVSTRHGPLRWKRYWDGTHWRFNSHWESLSQSWSNLTCNRVDESHPHSPGGYWAVVDISWQPGEGGGQPAPLFTPFNSRLSDNPNDYVQARTMNLNWQQLCSAPTEGQSYEADVVRRINQLFTGKNGEYAFDNRTILRHRTVQAYRPVAKQPDVPQSEAQNAVKHAAPAMRSFNSPIETVKGYRLSDRNGGWVDYNARGEMLSWGDQNGNASWLLRDVDGRLIAVLGHDGRTLMTLHYYPSTLLAEVRDYPAPDIAQDLPPRVVRYFYDSLNRLTGVEDVLGHRTQYKYDQYSRIIKIIDPELHEQQYSYYPFGSVKQYIAADGGVTDYEWDYDTDKKQFESKIIWPRGLTMRRTESYLHDRSGRLLERFVNGRREENITRDSANNSTISTDARGFKTEVRRNEFEQVVEIRYGDNSTVRRKYSASHMQLLEEEDEAGIKTRYEYDAKGNLLSKTEALDLPEQRITEYARNPQGQLIKLTRKGRTESNGTVTPDAVLQMEYDAVGQLALLIDAENGHWRFSYDRAGNLRSVSNPLRERTSFTYNHAGLLLEVTDALNHKTSFAYDKVGNLIKQTDARSKAWHSKYDGMRRLVQRINAVNGVSSSRYLHTGLAQEEEDEDGRKQHYQYDSYQRLMLETDDLKHQTEYGYHLSGDPGQGPVYTPLEIKYPGYSKSQRFDARERLTSETIKHGDNLQSSSHTSSRSYDKRGLLLTETDPYQKTSQRSYDGLGQMTVYEDRLKGKTILSYDARGNLLQVEDARGKQYRYEYDRNDKVVKEIRPLGQEIAYVWDAAGRLQSRTDPLRNKVQYSWDAVGRLRQVEHISAAGELRRSITFSYDEVGNLLQWQEQDHARQQSSQAQMTYDDANRKLTETLRWPNQVSQGYEYAYSKGGKKTALIWPDGTRIAYDYSKHGRLQSVQIPGEGSLSVNAWNWLMPAKTTLPGGSVQEAQYDGVLNLRGLQLKNPAQQNVLSLENRYGKAFELTQRSRSQAEGSWQESFQYDHEQRLTQAARSGSLGEETQSFTLDGVANRMQHSRTEGAWEYDANNRLLRRGSGANATRYDWDDNGALQRRSEGGNQVQQYIHDEENRLSEVRDGAGKLIARYGYDPMHRRIWKEQFRDRQGNALGQALRTLYLYNDEGLLAESTQPINLQADGSAVSTGEVQIQAQYGAEPGTMFGTSYQFAKLKAGNGESKFVYLQNDHLGAPILATDKEGTVQWSMRADVFGMENQVWTDAGQGVKLNFRFPGQYADEETGFFYNWHRYYDPGVGRYIQSDPIGFKGGMNTYAYVGGNPLSYSDPLGQSAVAIPLGTVGGTASVASNPAGWIVVAGLGGYVVGTEIYNRWGDAIGTGVEWVFGDPLLASREQGRNYITAQARSEGRAMGMEPCEYYRWLKEQPGYKGNTQKIKDIEKAEKFDGCRNKEKRRNIYNCG, from the coding sequence TTGAGCGTCAGCACGCGGCATGGCCCCTTGCGCTGGAAGCGCTATTGGGACGGTACGCACTGGCGCTTTAATTCGCATTGGGAAAGCCTGTCGCAGAGCTGGAGTAATCTGACCTGCAACCGGGTGGATGAAAGCCATCCGCATTCGCCCGGCGGGTATTGGGCGGTAGTGGATATTTCCTGGCAACCCGGGGAAGGCGGCGGCCAACCTGCCCCCCTGTTCACGCCATTTAACAGCCGCTTGAGCGACAACCCGAATGACTATGTGCAAGCGCGCACCATGAATTTGAACTGGCAGCAATTATGCAGCGCGCCAACAGAGGGACAAAGCTATGAGGCCGATGTGGTGCGGCGCATTAATCAGCTGTTTACCGGAAAAAATGGCGAATACGCCTTTGACAACCGCACCATTTTGCGGCACAGAACGGTGCAAGCATATCGCCCCGTCGCTAAGCAGCCGGATGTGCCACAGAGCGAGGCGCAGAATGCAGTAAAACATGCGGCACCCGCTATGCGCAGCTTCAATTCGCCAATTGAAACGGTAAAGGGCTACCGCTTAAGCGACCGCAACGGCGGCTGGGTGGATTACAACGCGCGCGGCGAAATGCTGTCCTGGGGTGATCAGAATGGCAATGCGAGTTGGTTGCTGCGCGATGTGGATGGGCGCTTGATTGCGGTGTTAGGGCACGATGGGCGCACCCTGATGACGCTGCACTACTACCCCAGTACCTTGCTGGCCGAAGTGCGCGATTATCCGGCCCCGGACATCGCGCAAGACCTGCCGCCACGCGTGGTGCGCTACTTCTACGATAGCTTAAACCGCCTGACCGGGGTGGAAGATGTGCTCGGCCATCGCACGCAATACAAATATGATCAATACAGCCGCATTATTAAAATCATTGATCCCGAATTGCACGAGCAGCAATACAGCTACTACCCGTTCGGTTCAGTCAAACAATACATCGCAGCAGATGGTGGGGTGACGGACTACGAATGGGACTACGATACCGACAAAAAACAGTTTGAGAGCAAAATCATCTGGCCACGCGGATTGACGATGCGGCGCACAGAAAGCTATCTGCACGACCGCAGCGGCAGATTGTTAGAGCGTTTTGTGAATGGGCGGCGGGAAGAGAACATCACACGCGACAGCGCCAACAACAGCACCATCAGCACCGATGCGCGCGGCTTCAAGACGGAAGTGCGGCGAAATGAATTTGAACAAGTGGTGGAAATCCGCTACGGCGATAACAGCACAGTCCGGCGCAAATACTCAGCCTCGCATATGCAGTTGCTGGAAGAAGAAGACGAAGCCGGCATCAAAACCCGCTACGAATATGACGCCAAGGGCAATTTACTGAGCAAAACCGAAGCGCTGGACTTACCGGAACAACGTATCACCGAATATGCGCGCAACCCGCAGGGACAGCTCATCAAACTCACACGCAAAGGGCGTACCGAAAGCAATGGGACAGTCACACCGGATGCCGTGCTGCAGATGGAGTATGACGCAGTGGGCCAATTGGCCTTATTGATCGACGCAGAAAACGGCCATTGGCGTTTCAGCTACGACCGCGCCGGCAATTTGCGCAGTGTGAGCAACCCGCTGCGCGAGCGCACCAGCTTCACCTACAATCATGCCGGCCTCTTGTTGGAAGTGACAGACGCGCTGAATCATAAAACCAGCTTTGCGTATGACAAAGTGGGCAATCTGATCAAGCAAACCGATGCGCGCAGCAAAGCATGGCACAGCAAATATGATGGCATGCGCCGCCTGGTGCAGCGCATCAACGCAGTCAACGGGGTCAGCAGCAGCCGCTACTTGCACACCGGATTGGCGCAGGAAGAAGAAGATGAAGACGGGCGTAAGCAGCACTATCAGTATGATAGTTATCAGCGCTTGATGCTGGAGACGGACGATCTCAAGCATCAGACCGAGTATGGTTATCATCTAAGCGGCGATCCGGGCCAGGGGCCAGTGTACACGCCGCTGGAAATTAAATATCCGGGCTACAGTAAAAGCCAGCGCTTTGACGCACGCGAGCGGCTGACCAGCGAAACCATTAAGCATGGCGACAATCTGCAAAGCAGCAGCCACACCAGCAGCCGCAGCTACGACAAGCGCGGCCTGCTGCTGACAGAAACCGACCCCTATCAAAAAACCAGCCAACGCAGTTATGACGGACTGGGACAGATGACCGTGTATGAAGACAGGCTCAAAGGCAAAACCATCCTGAGCTACGATGCGCGCGGCAATCTGCTGCAAGTGGAAGACGCCCGTGGCAAACAATACCGCTATGAATACGACCGCAACGATAAAGTGGTGAAAGAAATCCGTCCCCTGGGCCAGGAAATCGCCTACGTCTGGGACGCCGCAGGACGCTTGCAAAGCCGGACAGATCCCTTGCGCAATAAAGTTCAATACAGCTGGGATGCGGTGGGGCGCTTGCGTCAAGTCGAGCATATCAGCGCCGCCGGCGAGCTGCGCCGCAGCATCACCTTCAGCTACGACGAAGTAGGCAATCTCTTGCAATGGCAAGAGCAGGATCATGCGCGCCAGCAGAGCAGCCAGGCGCAGATGACTTATGACGACGCCAACCGCAAGCTGACAGAAACCCTGCGCTGGCCGAATCAAGTCAGCCAAGGCTATGAATATGCATACAGCAAAGGCGGCAAAAAAACCGCGCTGATCTGGCCGGACGGCACGCGGATTGCATATGACTACAGCAAACATGGGCGCCTGCAAAGCGTGCAGATTCCGGGCGAAGGCAGTTTGAGCGTCAACGCCTGGAACTGGCTGATGCCGGCCAAAACCACCCTGCCGGGCGGCAGCGTACAAGAAGCGCAGTATGACGGCGTATTGAATTTACGCGGCCTGCAACTGAAAAATCCAGCGCAACAAAACGTGCTGAGTTTGGAAAACCGCTATGGCAAAGCGTTTGAATTAACACAGCGCAGCCGCAGCCAGGCCGAAGGCAGTTGGCAGGAAAGCTTCCAATACGACCATGAACAGCGCCTGACACAAGCTGCGCGCAGCGGCAGCCTGGGTGAAGAAACGCAAAGCTTCACGCTGGATGGCGTAGCCAACCGGATGCAACATTCACGCACCGAAGGCGCCTGGGAATACGACGCGAACAACCGCTTGCTGCGACGCGGCAGCGGGGCCAACGCCACGCGTTACGACTGGGACGACAATGGCGCGCTGCAACGCCGCAGCGAAGGCGGCAATCAGGTGCAGCAATACATCCATGATGAAGAAAACCGTTTAAGCGAAGTACGCGACGGCGCCGGCAAGCTGATCGCACGTTACGGCTACGACCCGATGCACCGGCGCATCTGGAAAGAACAATTCCGTGACAGACAAGGCAATGCGTTGGGACAGGCGCTGCGCACGCTGTATCTGTACAACGACGAAGGCCTGCTGGCCGAAAGCACGCAGCCTATCAACCTCCAAGCCGATGGCAGCGCAGTCAGCACAGGCGAAGTCCAGATTCAAGCGCAATACGGCGCCGAGCCGGGTACAATGTTCGGCACGTCGTATCAATTCGCCAAGCTGAAAGCCGGCAACGGCGAAAGCAAATTCGTCTATCTGCAAAACGACCACCTGGGCGCGCCGATACTGGCGACGGACAAAGAAGGGACGGTGCAGTGGAGCATGCGGGCGGATGTGTTCGGCATGGAAAACCAGGTGTGGACGGATGCGGGCCAGGGCGTCAAGCTGAATTTCCGCTTTCCGGGGCAGTATGCGGATGAAGAGACCGGGTTCTTTTATAATTGGCACAGGTATTATGATCCGGGGGTGGGGAGGTATATCCAATCTGATCCGATTGGGTTTAAAGGGGGGATGAATACGTATGCTTATGTGGGCGGAAATCCGCTTTCGTATTCCGATCCGCTTGGTCAAAGTGCTGTCGCGATCCCGTTGGGAACTGTCGGCGGTACTGCTTCTGTAGCAAGCAATCCTGCTGGTTGGATTGTGGTTGCGGGTCTTGGAGGCTATGTAGTTGGGACTGAGATTTATAACCGATGGGGTGATGCCATTGGTACAGGTGTGGAATGGGTGTTCGGCGATCCGTTGCTCGCATCGCGGGAACAAGGGCGAAACTACATAACTGCGCAAGCCAGAAGCGAAGGGCGAGCAATGGGTATGGAACCCTGTGAGTATTACCGCTGGCTAAAAGAGCAGCCCGGTTACAAAGGAAATACCCAAAAAATCAAAGATATCGAAAAGGCCGAAAAATTTGATGGTTGCCGGAATAAAGAAAAACGGCGCAACATCTACAACTGCGGATAA